The following DNA comes from Buttiauxella agrestis.
AAAGCCTTACGACGAAAATGTGTAGTCATGGCCAATCCCTATAAAATATTAGTATGTTGTAACTAACGAACGTTATTTGTTGCCTGAGTGCTCATGCGCGGCGGGATGCAGAACAGCACCAGCGCCGGAATCAGGTAAATAAAGTACATCGCCACTTCGCTAACTGTCGGCGTCTCCTGGTAACCAAAAATACCTTCGAGCAGCGTTCCGGTCAGGGAATGCGTTGAAAGAACATTGCTGAGATCAAAAGCAATATCCTGGAAGTGGTTCCAGAGTCCCGCCTCGTGGAACGCACGAACCGCCCCTGCCGCAAGCCCTGCTGCCACCAGCAAAATAAACAGGCTGGTCCATTTAAAGAACACGGCCAGATTCAGGCGAATGCCGCCCCAGTAAAGCAAGAAGCCAAGCACGATAGCGGTGCCCAAACCGAGCATTGCGCCAAGCGGCGGCATGATGCCGACATCCTGCTGAAACGCTGCCAGCAAGAAGAATACGGACTCAAGGCCTTCACGGGCGACGGCGAAGAACACCATTAAAATCAGCGCCCAGCCGTGGTTGCCTTTACTGTGCAGGGCTTCGTCAACTTTCTGTTCTAACTGCCCCTTTACGTTGCGCGACACTTTGCGCATCCAGAACACCATCCAGGTCAAAATGAAGACCGCGATAACCGCCACGATACCTTCGAACAGCTCCTGTTCTTTTTGCGGAAATTCACCGGTGGTTTCATTAATGAAGATACCCAGCCCCAGGCAGAGTGCGGCCGCCGCTACAACGCCAATCCACATCACACCAATCCACTGGCCGCGTTGTGTACGCTTGAGGTAGCTCGCAATTAAGCTAACAATCAGCGCGGCCTCCAGGCCTTCGCGTAACATTATGAGAAACGGAACAAACATTCCTGACACCCCAACTGTGAACTCAGGTCAAAAGACGTAAAGAAAAGTAAAAGAAGAACGATTGTGATTATCATTACCACAAAAATAAACACAAGAAGAGAATTTGGTTATTTATGTACACTTGTAAAAAAGGCCGCTGAATGCGGCCTTTGAGAGAATATGCAGTCCCTAAATGTTACTCAGGCTGTAGCTTTGACGGTGGTGCGGTGTGGTAAATCTCATCCGCTTGTTCAAAGCGTTTTTGCATGGTGGCACTTGGCGCTTTACCCAGCAGGCTAACCACCACAATGCCGATGCTGCCGAAGACGAAACCAGGGATGATTTCGTACAGACCCAACCAGCCGAACTGTTTCCAGACGATGACCGTCACAGCACCGATGATCATCCCCGCCAGTGCGCCATTGCGCGTCATGCGTGACCACATTACCGAGAGCAGCACAACCGGACCGAATGCGGCACCAAAGCCTGCCCAGGCATAGCTCACCAGACCCAGCACACGGTTTTCAGGGTTTGCCGCCAGCGCGATGGCGATCAGCGCCACCACCAACACCATGAAACGCCCTACCCACACCAACTCTTTCTGCCCGGCGTGTTTACGGAAGAAGGCTTTATACAAGTCCTCAGTGATTGCACTTGAACACACCAGTAACTGGCAGCTCAGAGTGGACATTACCGCCGCCAGAATGGCCGACAGCAAGATGCCAGCAATCCACGGGTTGAACAGTAGCTGCGCCAGTTCAATGAACACACGCTC
Coding sequences within:
- the efeU gene encoding iron uptake transporter permease EfeU — its product is MFVPFLIMLREGLEAALIVSLIASYLKRTQRGQWIGVMWIGVVAAAALCLGLGIFINETTGEFPQKEQELFEGIVAVIAVFILTWMVFWMRKVSRNVKGQLEQKVDEALHSKGNHGWALILMVFFAVAREGLESVFFLLAAFQQDVGIMPPLGAMLGLGTAIVLGFLLYWGGIRLNLAVFFKWTSLFILLVAAGLAAGAVRAFHEAGLWNHFQDIAFDLSNVLSTHSLTGTLLEGIFGYQETPTVSEVAMYFIYLIPALVLFCIPPRMSTQATNNVR